The genomic region GTGCCTTCTGTGCTTCTTCTTCACCGTGAACCAGTTTTGTAAGCTCGAATGCAAGAATCTCTTTTGCTGTGTTAAGCTGTGCACCTTCCCAGCTGTCCATCTTGTCGATCTCTTCTAATGGAAGGAATGTCAGCATACGGATGCATTTTAACACGTCTGCATCTGCAACATTTCTCCAGTACTGGTAGAATTCGAATGGTGATGTCTTGTTAGGATCAAGCCATACAGCACCGCTCTGTGTCTTACCCATCTTTTTACCTTCTGAGTTCAGAAGCAGTGTGATCGTCATAGCAGAAGCGTCTTTTCCGAGTTTACGACGGATCAGTTCTGTACCTGCAAGCATGTTGCTCCACTGGTCGTCCCCGCCAAACTCAAGGTTACATCCGTATTTCTGGTATAACTCATAGAAGTCATATGCCTGCATGATCATGTAGTTGAACTCAAGAAAGCTGAGTCCTTTTTCCATTCTCTGCTTGTAGCACTCTGCTGTCAGCATACGGTTAACGGAGAAATGTGCTCCGACTTCACGTAATACTTCGATGTAGTTCAGTCCCATCAGCCAGTCAGCGTTATTAACCATCAATGCTTTTCCATCTGAGAAATCGATAAATCGACTCATCTGTTTCTTAAAGCAGTCACAGTTGTGCTGGATTGTCTCCGGTGTCATCATCTGACGCATATCTGTTCTTCCGGATGGATCACCGATCATAGCTGTTCCTCCACCGATCAGTGCGATTGGTTTGTTTCCTGCTTCCTGCAGACGTTTCATCAAGCACAGTGCCATGAAATGTCCTACGTGAAGGCTGTCTGCTGTCGGGTCAAATCCGATGTAGAATGTAGCCTTTCCATTGTTGACCAAGTCTTTGATCCTGTCTTCGTCTGTTACCTGTGCGATCAGACCTCTTGCAACGAGTTCTTCATAAATTCCCATTTTTATTCTCCTTTTATTATGTTAATGATTTACAGAATTCTCACTTTACTTCAGCTTGCAAATATGCTTTTCAGGAAGCGATTTTCCCACATAACTGGTCAAAAAAAGTCCTTATCCAATCAATATTGGATAAGGACGATATTAACCGTGGTACCACCTTATTTTGCTGATTACCTGCGTATTCAGCCTCATTCAGTCTGCGTGTTCACAGACCTTTGCACTAT from Dorea longicatena harbors:
- the tyrS gene encoding tyrosine--tRNA ligase; this translates as MGIYEELVARGLIAQVTDEDRIKDLVNNGKATFYIGFDPTADSLHVGHFMALCLMKRLQEAGNKPIALIGGGTAMIGDPSGRTDMRQMMTPETIQHNCDCFKKQMSRFIDFSDGKALMVNNADWLMGLNYIEVLREVGAHFSVNRMLTAECYKQRMEKGLSFLEFNYMIMQAYDFYELYQKYGCNLEFGGDDQWSNMLAGTELIRRKLGKDASAMTITLLLNSEGKKMGKTQSGAVWLDPNKTSPFEFYQYWRNVADADVLKCIRMLTFLPLEEIDKMDSWEGAQLNTAKEILAFELTKLVHGEEEAQKAQEAARALFSTGAAADMPKTELTEEDLTDGNIDILTMLVKSGLTASKSEARRAVQQGGVSVDGEKVTDVFQTFAGEALSGEGVVLKKGKKNFRKVLVK